GGGATCAATGTACACGCCAACTTGAATAAGGCTGTTAGAAATCCATGGAATCGTCAAATCGGGTTGAGCTGTTCCAACCGTTCCAAAATAGATGTCTGGAATCATCGAAAAAGAGAAGAGAGCACTCATTCCGATGGACAAAACGGCTAGATAACTGCTGAATTTTCGACGAATTACACTAACTAATGGTGTAACTACGGCTCCGAAGATTGGAATAAGCCAGCAAAGCCATGGCGCGTATGGAAGCAATGAAGTGTTCTCCTTTAGAGGGAATAATTAAGGAGATTATTAGAATAAAAGAACTGTGTCGGAAATTCGCTAGGACAATCTAAAATGATCGCTTTATTCGTGTTTGTCTGTTTTGGTCGAACATTTTTATTTTTTGTAGGAATCATCAGTCTAAATCTTAAATCATCAAAGGTTACGAAAAAAGAAATATATGAACTAAAGCCCTCTATATTCATAGAGAACACTAACGGAGGAGACATAAAATACGTTCAAGCCCTCAAAAGACGTTTTATATCCTACATAAATCCGAGAAATTCAGTTGCTTGCCGATTCACAACAGTGGAAATTTGATGTTGAGGACTGGTTGATGAAATCAAAAAATAGGCTACCGTTAGCATTTGACCAGTTAAAGAAAATGATTATCGATCAAGGCTTTTGTACCCTGTGTGGTGCATGTGAAGCTGCTTGTCCAGTCCGTGCAATCAAGATAGTCGAAGAGAAGCCTCAGTGTATCTATGATTGCGCAAAATATTTGGATCACTGTTCAATCTGTTACGATGTCTGCCCTCATACAGAAGCGCTTTTAATTGAGACCCCAAATTTGGGATGTTATAGGAAAATCCTACTCGGCCAAGCTGTAGAACGTGGTATGAAGGTCGGCCCTGGCGGTGGTGTCATTACGGCCCTATTAACCCACGCCCTAGAGAAAGATATTATCGACAGCGCTGTGTTCTCAGAGGCAAAAGCTGGGGTTCCGATGGAACTAAAGCCACTCGTCAGTTCCGTTCAAGACGATCTGCTTTCAGCGGTTGAAATTCATTTTTTTCCATCTGCTGTTGCTAAAGCCTTCCGCAGTGCAGTACTTGAGCATAGGAAACAAAGAATAGCCTTCGTGGGTATTCCTTGTCATGTGCTTGCTCTTCGAAAGTTGGAGGCTTGGCAGCATAAGTTTGCGGAAAATCTCAAGATTGTAATAGGACTCTTCTGTCTTTGGACTCTTTCTTCAAGTAAACTTCTTCGATATCTCTCACGTAATTACGGCATTAAGCCTTCTGAAGTTCAGAGAATAGCCCTAACTACAGAATACCTCATTCACACAAAAAAAGGCATCACGAGCATACCGCTTCAAGAGATCAAGCCAAACGTTTTGAACAGATGTCGAACCTGCATAGACTTCTCATCAGAACTTGCGGACATATCCGTTGGTGGCGCCAACCCATTGAAGAATTGGTCCACAGTCATAATTCGATCTAAAACAGGCGAGGATTTCTTTAACGACGCTGTAAAGCATAAGGTAATAAGGACCAAAAACATAGACGAAGAGCCAAGTGTTTTCCTCCAAATCACCAAAATGGCTACAAATAAAAAAAGAACCGCTTTAAGAGAAGCAAAAAAAAGGAAACGATTAGGTAAGCCGATTCCACCCGCAATGGAATCGTTTGTCGACGACCGCACTACGTAAAATAATCATTCTCACTTCAATAAACCCTTTCTTGCTGTTTATTTACACGTTTTCTTACGGTCTTTATCAGAAGGAAACTCACAATTGTTGTGGCTAAGCACGCGACTACAAGATGCATGCATACATTTCCGCAAGATGAACGTGAAGTTTGATTGGTTAATCTGTTTTCTTTATTTCAGCTTCAGCCCGGTCGATAGCAATCTCAGCGATTTCGGCGGCGTATTGCTGTATCTGTTTCAAGTTGTCTATGAGTAGGTAAGCGTGCGAGAGAGCAAGGCTGGAAATTTCGGGCGTCTCATCCGCTTCTATGCAGAGCTTCCAAAGGTTTTCGAGGGTTAGCTTGCTGTCTAGGACGCGGTTGGCCAGCGGTATGTCCTTAGATAAAAGGGCTCGAATGGACTGATCATACAAGTCTTGTATAGGGATACATGTTTGACACAGAGGCTTAAGGATAGACTTTGGAAGCGCTTGTTCGCCCAGTGCCATGACACTTTCCGAGATTTTGTTCACGTTGTCAGCGATTTCACCGATTATGTGGAGAATCCGCAGATAATCGACGCAGTCTATCAAACTTATCTCCCTTTGCTCGGTCGACGTAGGAAATAGAATCAAGCTTCGAAGTAGGCGGTGGGTGACAAGGGAAAGCCGTTGAATGTCATGCATTCTTCTGGTTAGACCTTTAACTAGGTTGACGTCCTGTTCTTTTAGGGCAGAGACCGTTTCGCTGAACATTGACAATATTACATTGTGGATTCTTTGTATAGTCTTCTCGATCGGTAAAGTTTGTTTCAATAAGCACTGGATTGTTATCGTGTTTCCTGTTACCTCAATCACTTCCAAACCGAACAAGTGGTCGATTATTTCTCGGATGATGTCTTGTTGCTCCTCAACAAGCCTCTCCTCTGCCTTCAGGTTGATTGTATCGAAGCCGTCCACGTACGCGGCTGTAATTCCCCGTTTGAGGGATTGTCTTGAGTTTTTGGCGCTAATCTGTAGGATTATTTCTTTCGACCTTTCTTGTTTGGCTGTCGGGTAAATGGACATTGAGCCGTCTGGCTGTGGAATTAACGTGACCTTGTCGCCTTGTTTCAGTTGCATTCTATTTGCCCAACGCTTAGGAAGAGAAACGTACAGAGTGTTACCTCCGATTCGCTGAAGTTTTCTAGTCTCGGACATAACATCAGCTCAAGTTTAAACTTTATTGACCAAATTTAAATATTTAAATCGATTATATAAGTTTATAGCCAAATTTTATATCTCGGTCTTGAGTCCAGCCTGAAGCTGGAGGAGCTATGATTTGCATCTAAATACAATCCTTTTTGTACTGGGGATGGCGATTTCCATGACTGGTTTCCATTATCTTCAAATGTTTCGGAAGGAGATTGAACTGAACAGGCCTCCCGTGTGAGAATCCTAGAACGCCACGTATGATGGAAGTTAATCAGAAAGAGCGTGATAAGTAAAATGGATTTAGCAATAGTTCCTCTCATCGTTGGATTTGCAGGTTTGTTTCTTATCCTCTACTTATTTTGGACAATCAAAAAGGAGTCAGCCGGAACACCTCGCATGAAAGAAATAGCCGGTTACATTCAAGAAGGAGCACAAGCCTTCTTGAAGAGAGAATTTAAAACAATTTCGTATTTCATCATCGTCCTTGCGATACTTTTGTTCATCATCTTGGGGTGGCAAATAGCAGTAGGGTTCGTTACTGGAGCCTTCTTCTCCATGCTGGCAATTTTGATAGGTATGAGCGCCGCTGTGAGAACGAATGTAAGAACGGCGCATGCTGCTAGAACATCATCTGGAAAGGCCCTCGTACTAGCGTTCCGAGGAGGCGGAATCATGGGACTCTCGATCACAAGTCTGGTCCTCATTGGTATTTCCTTCCTCTATTTCTTGTTTGGAGCAGGCCCAAACAACCCAGAAGCTATAAGCCTTCTCGTAGGATTTGGATTCGGAGCAAGCCTCTCAGCTCTGTTTGCTCAGCTAGGAGGAGGAATATATACAAAGGTAGCAGACTTAGGAGCCGACTTGGTTGGGAAAGTTGAATTACATATACCAGAAGATGACCCCAGGAATCCCGCCGTTATAGCTGACCTAGTGGGAGATAATGTAGGTGACTGTGCAGGAAGGGGAGCTGACCTCTTTGAAGCTAGCGCGGACAATCTCGTATGCTCAATGATAATTGGTTTGGTCTTTGTGGGTCCCCCCTTCAACTATGGATGGAATGCCGTGTGGTTTCCTCTTCTAATACGATCTATAGGGAAAATAGCAACTATCGTAGGAATATTTACAGTGAGGAAATGGGAAAACAGAAGTCCATTAACATCACTAAACATTGGTTTATTCTCCACGGGAGCAGTGGCTCTCACACTTTTTTACGTAGTATCAACATGGTTTATGGGCGATATACGTCTTTTTTACTGCCTCTCAACAGGGTTATTAGCCATCATTATCATTGCGTTCATCATACAGTACTATACTGGAATAAATGGACGCCCCGTGAAGGCCATAGCCGAAGCATCACACACTGGTAGTGCAATTAATGTCCTCACGGGATTCTCGTACGGTTTAGAAAGCGCAGCCTTCCCGATGATCCTAATCGCAGCTATTATGCTTTTTACATACCATATGTTCGGAGGAGGCATATACGGCATATTCGGCATAGTTGCGGCTACCCTGGGCATAACTGAGATGAAGGGCATAATGATGTCAATAGACACCTTTGGTCCAATCGTCGACAACGCGGCTGGAATAGCCGAAATGTCAGGCATATCAAAAGAAGCCAGAGAATCCACAGATGCCCTTGATGCGGCTGGAAACGTTGCAAAAGCAATAACAAAGGGCTATGCTTTGACGAAAGTCGTCTTGACGAGCGTTGTCATACTCTTCGCATATTTATTCGAGCTTGCTCGACTTCGCCCCGACATCACTCTGAATAACCTTTCTGACATCGCCCAGTACCTTAACGTAGCTAATCCCACTATAATTGCTGGGTTCCTGATTGGATCTACCATACCATTTCTATTTTCGGCTCTGACCATAAGAGCTGTAAGTAAAGCCGCCTACAGGATGATCGAAGAGGTTAGAAGGCAGTTCAGGGAAATTCCAGGCTTGCTTGAAGGGAAGGCGAAGCCAGACTACGCTAAGTGCGTGGACATAAGTACCAAGTACTCACTGAAACAGATGGCTCTTCCTACATCAGTAGCACTAGTAGCTCCTATAATCGTAGGATTCACATTAGGAGTCTGGCCTCTAGTGTCTTTCTTGCTTGGAGTAAAGATTGTTGGAGCACTCCTCGCCGTATTTATGTTCAACTCCGGAGCAATGTGGGATAACGCCAAAAAACTCATTGAAAAAGAACACTCCCACGAGAGAACCCCTGCGATTTCCGGCTTAACAACTCAGGCAGCGGCAGTGATCGGAGACACCGTTGGAGACCCTCTTAAAGACACTGCAGGACCCAGCCTACATATATTGATAAAGCTTGAGAACATTCTTGCCATAACGTTGCTTCCATTATTCATTACGTACGCTCTC
This sequence is a window from Candidatus Bathyarchaeota archaeon. Protein-coding genes within it:
- a CDS encoding phosphate uptake regulator PhoU, which gives rise to MSETRKLQRIGGNTLYVSLPKRWANRMQLKQGDKVTLIPQPDGSMSIYPTAKQERSKEIILQISAKNSRQSLKRGITAAYVDGFDTINLKAEERLVEEQQDIIREIIDHLFGLEVIEVTGNTITIQCLLKQTLPIEKTIQRIHNVILSMFSETVSALKEQDVNLVKGLTRRMHDIQRLSLVTHRLLRSLILFPTSTEQREISLIDCVDYLRILHIIGEIADNVNKISESVMALGEQALPKSILKPLCQTCIPIQDLYDQSIRALLSKDIPLANRVLDSKLTLENLWKLCIEADETPEISSLALSHAYLLIDNLKQIQQYAAEIAEIAIDRAEAEIKKTD
- a CDS encoding sodium-translocating pyrophosphatase, with amino-acid sequence MDLAIVPLIVGFAGLFLILYLFWTIKKESAGTPRMKEIAGYIQEGAQAFLKREFKTISYFIIVLAILLFIILGWQIAVGFVTGAFFSMLAILIGMSAAVRTNVRTAHAARTSSGKALVLAFRGGGIMGLSITSLVLIGISFLYFLFGAGPNNPEAISLLVGFGFGASLSALFAQLGGGIYTKVADLGADLVGKVELHIPEDDPRNPAVIADLVGDNVGDCAGRGADLFEASADNLVCSMIIGLVFVGPPFNYGWNAVWFPLLIRSIGKIATIVGIFTVRKWENRSPLTSLNIGLFSTGAVALTLFYVVSTWFMGDIRLFYCLSTGLLAIIIIAFIIQYYTGINGRPVKAIAEASHTGSAINVLTGFSYGLESAAFPMILIAAIMLFTYHMFGGGIYGIFGIVAATLGITEMKGIMMSIDTFGPIVDNAAGIAEMSGISKEARESTDALDAAGNVAKAITKGYALTKVVLTSVVILFAYLFELARLRPDITLNNLSDIAQYLNVANPTIIAGFLIGSTIPFLFSALTIRAVSKAAYRMIEEVRRQFREIPGLLEGKAKPDYAKCVDISTKYSLKQMALPTSVALVAPIIVGFTLGVWPLVSFLLGVKIVGALLAVFMFNSGAMWDNAKKLIEKEHSHERTPAISGLTTQAAAVIGDTVGDPLKDTAGPSLHILIKLENILAITLLPLFITYALVQ